In Archocentrus centrarchus isolate MPI-CPG fArcCen1 chromosome 1, fArcCen1, whole genome shotgun sequence, the following proteins share a genomic window:
- the LOC115789091 gene encoding ATP synthase subunit d, mitochondrial-like: MAGRRVALKAIDWVSFAERIPPNQRGMFNALKTRSDAISAKLASLPEKPVAIDWNYYRSAVAKPGMVDEFEKKFKALQIPEPTDTQTSAINAQEAESNKSAQTYFEASKARITQYEEELAKFKNMIPFDQMTIEDLNSVFPVTKLDKVKYPYWPHKPIAEL, translated from the exons ATGGCAGGCCGTCGTGTAGCCCTGAAGGCCATTGACTGGGTGTCATTTGCCGAGCGGATTCCACCCAACCAGCGCGGCATGTTCAATGCACTGAAGACTCGCAGTGATGCCATCTCTGCCAA GCTAGCCTCCCTGCCAGAGAAACCTGTGGCCATTGACTGGAATTACTACAGGAGTGCAGTGGCAAAACCCGGGATGGTTGATGAGTTTGAGAAGAAG TTTAAAGCACTGCAGATTCCTGAGCCCACTGACACACAGACAAGCGCCATCAATGCACAGGAGGCTGAGTCT AACAAAAGTGCACAAACCTACTTTGAAGCATCAAAGGCCCGCATTACCCAGTATGAAGAAGAG CTGGCTAAATTTAAGAACATGATCCCCTTCGATCAGATGACCATCGAGGACCTCAACAGCGTCTTCCCTGTGACAAAGTTGGACAAGGTCAAATACCCTTATTGGCCCCACAAGCCCATTGCAGAATTGTAA